The genomic window GACGACGCCAATATCGTGCGCTCCGATTCCTGCGCCGTCTCCGACCATCCGATCATGAGCCGCTTCTGGCAGGAGCGCGAGGAAATGGGAACGCTGGTGATCGGGCTTACGCAGAACGGCGACCGCGACATGCGCCAGGTCGCAGCCCAGCTTCATATGTATCGCAGCACCCGCAATATGGCGAAGATGCTGCGCGAGAAGATCATGTCGCTTGCGGGGCGAAGCTAACCTTCCGCCGCCGCCTTTTCGCGGAGCAACCGGCGGATCACCTTGCCGGTGGTCGTCAACGGCAGGGACTCGATGAATTCCACCTCGCGCGGATATTCATGCATCGAAAGCCGCATCTTCACCCATTCCCTGATATCGGCGGCCAGCGCCTCGCTTGGGGAATGGCCGGGCGACAGCACGATATAGGCCTTGACGATCTCGGTGCGCACGGCATCGGGCTTGCCGACGGCGGCTGCAAGCTGCACGGCAGGATGGCCGAGCAGGCAATCCTCGATTTCGGCCGGGCCGATACGATATCCCGACGAGGTGATGACGTCGTCGTCGCGGCCTTCGAAGGTGACGTAACCGTCTTCGTCCTGCCGGCCGATGTCGCCGGTGAGCAGCCAGTCCTTGACGAATTTCCTCTCGGTCGCCGCAGCATCGTTCCAATAGCCGAGGAACATGACCGGATCGGGACTGGCGATGGCGATCTGTCCCGGTTCGCCCGCTGGCAATTCCCTGCCCGTCTCATCGACAATCGCGACGCGGTGCCCCGGCACCGCCCGGCCGATCGCGCCGGCCTTGGTCACGCCATATGCACCACTCGACGACAGCACGAAATTGCATTCCGTCTGGCCATAGAATTCGTTGACAGTGATGTCGAGCGCGCGTCGCGCCCACTCGTAAGTCTCACGCCCCAGCGCCTCCCCTGCCGAACCGATGGTGCGCAGCACCAGATCATATTTTGAGCGTGGATCGGCAACGGACCGCATCAGCCGCAACGCCGTCGGCGGAATGAAGGCGTTGCGCACCTTCATCTCGGCCATGATCCGATAGGCCATGTCGGCATCGAATTTCTGCGCCGGCGAAGAGACGACGGGAACGCCGAGCAAAAGGCTCGGCAGCAGGGCGTTGAGCAAGCCGCCCGCCCAGGCCCAGTCCGAGGGCGTCCAGACCTTGTCGCCGGCCTGCGGGAAACCTTCATGGGCAAACTGCATACCCGGGATATGGCCGGGCAAAACACGATGGCCATGCAGCGCGCCTTTGGGCGGCCCCGTCGTGCCCGATGTAAAGATCATCAGCACCGGATCGTCGGGACCTGTTTCGGCGACTTCGAAGATGGAGGGATGAGTATCCACCAGTTCGGCAAAGGCAGATGCGTCGTCATTTTTTCCGTCGATACCGACGACGTGTTTCAGCATCGGCAGGCGGTCGCGGATCTGACGGATGCGCTCTAGGCCGAAGCCATTGGTGACGAC from Rhizobium sp. Pop5 includes these protein-coding regions:
- a CDS encoding AMP-binding protein — encoded protein: MILPPHDRYDDLYRDFSWRIPENFNIGRAVSDDWAARAPERVCLEHFSPDGHHRTMTYRALADDSSAFANALVSLGIERGDRVALLLPQSFETVIAHVAIYKMGAIALPLALLFGVEALEYRLKAAGAAAVVTNGFGLERIRQIRDRLPMLKHVVGIDGKNDDASAFAELVDTHPSIFEVAETGPDDPVLMIFTSGTTGPPKGALHGHRVLPGHIPGMQFAHEGFPQAGDKVWTPSDWAWAGGLLNALLPSLLLGVPVVSSPAQKFDADMAYRIMAEMKVRNAFIPPTALRLMRSVADPRSKYDLVLRTIGSAGEALGRETYEWARRALDITVNEFYGQTECNFVLSSSGAYGVTKAGAIGRAVPGHRVAIVDETGRELPAGEPGQIAIASPDPVMFLGYWNDAAATERKFVKDWLLTGDIGRQDEDGYVTFEGRDDDVITSSGYRIGPAEIEDCLLGHPAVQLAAAVGKPDAVRTEIVKAYIVLSPGHSPSEALAADIREWVKMRLSMHEYPREVEFIESLPLTTTGKVIRRLLREKAAAEG